A genomic segment from Solenopsis invicta isolate M01_SB chromosome 5, UNIL_Sinv_3.0, whole genome shotgun sequence encodes:
- the LOC105205577 gene encoding uncharacterized protein LOC105205577, with protein sequence MLYQTRKKLEERSIFEERIEKKERKIEKDFCDLNSSDENNLEINVENPDKNSIKNSVTNIENNLENFEDENEIEELENADIQLYGKDFESKMIHLKNNFYCRNAMFYSAIGNAHRPSQLVRRLLTGVFKKEALINGTLTGQTARAQGRDRQCVKMTCLHPFAINAIVDFSIEHGIKHGWIQQTKKELHRAITQRIVEIKRELKNEL encoded by the exons atgctGTATCAAActagaaaaaagttagaagaaAGATCGA TATTTGAAGAAAGGattgaaaagaaagagagaaagattgaAAAAGATTTCTGCGATTTAAATTCATCAGATgaaaataatcttgaaataaatgtagaaaatcCAGATAAAAACTCCATCAAAAATTctgtaacaaatattgaaaataatttagaaaattttgaggacgaaaatgaaatagaagaattagaaaatgcaGACATTCAATTGTACGGAAAAGACTTCGAGTCTAAG ATGATACACTTGAAGAACAACTTTTATTGCAGAAATGCAATGTTTTATTCAGCCATAGGAAATGCACACAGACCATCGCAACTTGTAAGGAGACTGTTAACAGgagtatttaaaaaagaagCACTAATAAACGGTACTCTGACTGGACAAACTGCTAGAGCACAGGGAAGAGACCGGCAATGTGTAAAAATGACATGTCTACATCCCTTTGCCATTAATGCAATAGTTG ATTTTTCTATTGAGCATGGGATAAAGCATGGTTGGATCCAGCAAACAAAGAAAGAGTTACATCGAGCTATAACACAAAGAATTGTAGAGATAAAAAGAGAGTTAAAAAATGAGCTGTAA